A single region of the Halopiger xanaduensis SH-6 genome encodes:
- a CDS encoding carbon-nitrogen family hydrolase translates to MRTVSDRQPTDAAADGSLSIALAQIRVEAGRVERNVDRAVSAVERAAARGADLVALPELFNVGYFAFDRYARLSEPFDGETFTALRTAAADNDVAVLAGSIVEDLAATETVPTPADEGLANTAALFDAAGDLQLVYRKHHLFGYQSAESELLVPGERLETATIEGVTAGVTTCYDLRFPELYRRLVDEGAELVLVPSAWPYPRIEHWETLSRARAIENQCYVATINGAGTFDTDDGETTLLGRSTVYDPWGVSLASSGDDPTLVAADVDRETVADVRAAFPALRDRRF, encoded by the coding sequence GTGAGAACCGTGAGCGACCGACAACCGACGGACGCCGCTGCGGACGGGTCGCTCTCGATCGCCCTCGCCCAGATTCGCGTCGAGGCCGGCCGCGTCGAGCGCAACGTCGACCGGGCGGTGTCGGCGGTCGAGCGGGCCGCCGCGCGGGGTGCGGATCTGGTCGCGCTCCCGGAACTGTTCAACGTCGGCTACTTCGCGTTCGACCGCTACGCGCGGCTGTCGGAGCCGTTCGACGGGGAGACGTTCACGGCGCTGCGAACCGCCGCAGCCGACAACGACGTCGCCGTCCTCGCGGGGAGTATCGTCGAGGACCTCGCGGCGACCGAAACCGTTCCGACCCCCGCCGACGAGGGGCTGGCCAACACCGCCGCGCTGTTCGACGCCGCCGGCGACCTGCAACTGGTCTACCGCAAGCACCACCTGTTCGGCTACCAGTCCGCCGAGTCTGAACTGCTCGTCCCCGGCGAGCGCCTCGAGACCGCGACGATAGAGGGCGTCACGGCCGGCGTGACGACCTGCTACGACCTGCGGTTCCCGGAACTGTACCGGCGACTGGTCGACGAGGGCGCCGAACTCGTACTCGTCCCGAGCGCGTGGCCCTACCCGCGGATCGAACACTGGGAAACGCTGTCTCGGGCGCGGGCGATCGAGAACCAGTGTTACGTCGCGACGATCAACGGCGCCGGCACGTTCGACACCGACGACGGCGAGACGACGCTGCTGGGCCGGTCGACCGTCTACGACCCGTGGGGCGTGTCGCTCGCCTCGAGCGGCGACGATCCGACGCTCGTCGCGGCCGACGTCGACCGCGAGACCGTCGCCGACGTCCGCGCGGCGTTCCCGGCGCTGCGGGATCGACGGTTCTGA
- a CDS encoding ABC transporter ATP-binding protein — protein sequence MAGSDPHGSFEDIRDELEGNPMAKLIRYALPYWVPLCVGFVSTMINRAARLFPALMLAAAIDLVITQSGSVDQLLAATGLVPTEPIPADRTGERLSLLYYLGTLTVGAYVVQSITHYLSRYFFQTTAQRIQHDLRLDTYDHMQRLSLSFFNDHQTGGMMAILNSDVNRLEDFFNTELRQITEAVMIFGLVGGYMLYTEPWLGALVLLPVPLIALATAKFIIWIEPKYKRIRERVAQLNTRLSNNLGGAAIVKSFDRYDVERGRVAEQSRGYRDEKIGAITVRKAFFASLRLLVGAMFVSILVAGGYSVVTAGGLTAGTFVVYFMYLRELDGPMTRIGKTANNYQKAKSSAERVFGILATAADVQSPPDAESPDAVAGDVAFDDVRFSYGEGGERILEGVDLEVEAGETVGFAGTSGSGKSTLLKLLPRFYDVDDRHALADGGVDAERGGDAAVRIDGVDVRDYDLQTLRDRIGVVEQDPYMFSGTIRENIAYGDGEAFRTVLEAGEDGGDVPADVDRRIREAAIAAGAHQFIEELPEGYDTMVGERGVKLSGGQRQRVSIARTILNDPDLIVLDEATSDVDTETEEVIQRNLDELTADRTAFVIAHRLSTIRDADRIVVMDDGEIIETGTHEGLIGRDGTYADLWDSQTGTDDGPGGRSLEADD from the coding sequence ATGGCTGGGTCCGATCCGCACGGCAGTTTCGAGGACATCCGCGACGAACTCGAGGGAAATCCGATGGCGAAGCTGATTCGGTACGCGCTCCCATACTGGGTACCGCTGTGCGTCGGGTTCGTCTCGACGATGATCAACCGCGCCGCGCGGCTGTTTCCGGCGCTGATGCTCGCGGCCGCGATCGATCTGGTGATCACTCAGTCGGGCAGCGTCGATCAGTTGCTCGCGGCGACCGGCCTCGTGCCGACCGAGCCGATCCCCGCGGACCGCACCGGCGAACGGCTCTCGCTGCTGTACTACCTGGGGACGTTGACGGTCGGCGCCTACGTCGTCCAGTCGATCACCCACTACCTGTCGCGGTACTTCTTCCAGACGACCGCCCAGCGCATCCAGCACGACCTGCGGCTGGACACGTACGACCACATGCAGCGGCTCTCGCTATCCTTCTTCAACGACCACCAGACCGGCGGAATGATGGCGATCTTGAACAGCGACGTCAACCGTCTCGAGGACTTCTTCAACACGGAACTCCGACAGATCACGGAGGCGGTGATGATCTTCGGGCTGGTCGGCGGCTACATGCTCTACACCGAACCCTGGCTGGGGGCGCTGGTGTTGCTCCCGGTGCCGCTGATCGCCCTCGCGACGGCGAAGTTCATCATCTGGATCGAGCCGAAGTACAAGCGCATCCGCGAGCGGGTCGCCCAGTTGAACACGCGGCTCTCGAACAACCTCGGCGGCGCGGCCATCGTGAAGTCGTTCGATCGCTATGACGTGGAGCGCGGCCGCGTCGCGGAGCAGAGCCGCGGCTACCGCGACGAGAAGATCGGCGCGATCACGGTCCGGAAGGCGTTTTTCGCCTCGCTGCGGCTGCTGGTCGGCGCGATGTTCGTCTCGATCCTCGTCGCCGGCGGCTACTCCGTCGTCACCGCGGGCGGGCTCACCGCCGGCACGTTCGTCGTCTACTTCATGTACCTGCGGGAGCTCGACGGCCCGATGACCCGGATCGGCAAGACGGCCAACAACTACCAGAAGGCCAAATCCAGCGCCGAGCGCGTCTTCGGCATCCTGGCGACCGCCGCCGACGTCCAGTCGCCGCCGGACGCCGAGTCCCCCGACGCGGTCGCGGGCGACGTCGCGTTCGACGACGTCCGGTTCAGCTACGGCGAGGGCGGCGAGCGCATCCTCGAGGGCGTCGACCTCGAGGTCGAGGCCGGCGAGACGGTCGGCTTCGCGGGGACCAGCGGCTCCGGGAAGTCGACGCTGCTGAAGCTCCTTCCTCGCTTCTACGACGTCGACGATCGTCACGCCTTAGCAGACGGCGGCGTCGACGCCGAACGCGGCGGCGACGCGGCCGTGCGGATCGACGGCGTCGATGTCCGGGACTACGACCTCCAGACGCTCCGGGATCGGATCGGCGTCGTCGAGCAGGATCCGTACATGTTCTCCGGGACGATCCGCGAGAACATCGCCTACGGCGACGGCGAGGCGTTCCGGACGGTGCTCGAGGCCGGCGAGGACGGCGGCGACGTGCCGGCCGACGTGGACCGGCGAATCCGCGAAGCGGCGATCGCCGCGGGCGCCCACCAATTTATCGAGGAGTTGCCCGAGGGCTACGACACGATGGTCGGCGAACGCGGGGTCAAGCTCTCGGGTGGCCAGCGCCAGCGGGTCTCGATCGCGCGGACGATCCTCAACGACCCCGACCTCATCGTCCTCGACGAGGCGACCAGCGACGTCGACACCGAGACGGAGGAGGTCATCCAGCGCAACCTCGACGAACTCACCGCGGATCGGACCGCGTTCGTCATCGCGCACCGACTCTCGACGATCCGGGACGCCGACCGGATCGTCGTCATGGACGACGGCGAGATCATCGAGACCGGGACCCACGAGGGGCTCATCGGCAGGGACGGCACGTACGCCGACCTCTGGGACTCGCAGACGGGGACCGACGACGGTCCCGGTGGCCGGTCGCTCGAGGCGGACGACTGA
- a CDS encoding DUF7544 domain-containing protein — protein MDAVDNLSDAIDATRTLLLPVRPVLWLKLAVVVFFVGGFGVNNPGLTASNNPEMAPQNPSTEPITGELPDDILVIAAIVIGAILLLGLLFALIGAIMEFVFIESLRSRAVHVRRYARTNLGRGLRLFGFRVAVGIVVLAILGIPTALLLAGVSTLESALVSLAPVFLLAVPLLLVTALVMRLTSEFVVPIMLLEERGVLGAWGRFWPTLRSNLAEYAVYLVLVWILGLVVNIGVGVVLVFGAIVVAIPFLVIGFVLVSIGEIGVWIAGGVAILGALTLLLFFALVQMPVRTYFQYYALLLLGDTNADLDLVSDLRREIRTADSGGRNGLESPYSSDDRDQRGRNGAVDEDRDDRWDNGRSDDQDADRWDSDESDDWGNSRSDDGDGDGEDDRDRGW, from the coding sequence ATGGATGCTGTCGACAACTTAAGCGACGCGATCGATGCAACGCGAACCTTGTTGCTCCCGGTCCGACCAGTACTGTGGCTCAAGCTTGCGGTCGTCGTCTTCTTCGTCGGCGGGTTCGGCGTGAACAACCCCGGGCTGACCGCGTCCAACAACCCCGAGATGGCGCCGCAGAATCCGTCGACGGAGCCGATCACCGGCGAGCTTCCCGACGATATCCTCGTCATCGCCGCGATCGTGATCGGGGCGATCCTCCTGCTCGGGCTGCTGTTCGCGCTCATCGGCGCGATCATGGAGTTCGTCTTCATCGAATCCCTCCGCTCGAGGGCGGTCCACGTTCGCCGGTACGCGCGGACGAACCTCGGCCGCGGGCTCCGGCTGTTCGGCTTTCGAGTGGCCGTCGGCATCGTCGTGCTCGCGATCCTCGGGATTCCGACGGCGCTTCTCCTGGCCGGCGTCTCGACCCTCGAGAGCGCGCTGGTCTCGCTGGCGCCGGTCTTCCTCCTCGCGGTCCCCCTCCTTCTCGTCACCGCGCTCGTGATGCGCCTTACATCCGAGTTCGTCGTCCCGATCATGCTGCTCGAGGAGCGAGGCGTCCTCGGCGCGTGGGGGCGGTTCTGGCCGACGCTACGATCGAACCTGGCGGAGTACGCGGTCTACCTGGTGCTGGTCTGGATCCTCGGCCTCGTCGTCAATATCGGCGTCGGCGTGGTGCTCGTCTTCGGGGCGATCGTCGTCGCGATCCCCTTCCTCGTGATCGGGTTCGTGCTCGTCTCGATCGGCGAAATCGGGGTCTGGATCGCGGGCGGCGTGGCGATCCTCGGCGCGCTCACGCTCTTGCTGTTCTTCGCGCTCGTCCAGATGCCGGTCCGGACGTACTTCCAGTACTACGCGCTGTTGCTGCTCGGCGACACCAACGCCGACCTCGATCTCGTTTCTGACCTGCGACGGGAGATCCGAACCGCCGATTCGGGTGGACGGAACGGCCTCGAGTCGCCCTATTCGAGCGACGACCGGGACCAGCGCGGACGGAACGGCGCTGTCGACGAGGACCGCGACGATCGGTGGGATAACGGTCGCTCCGACGATCAGGACGCGGACCGGTGGGATTCCGACGAGTCGGACGACTGGGGCAACTCGCGGTCGGACGACGGAGACGGGGACGGCGAAGACGACCGCGACCGCGGCTGGTAG
- a CDS encoding acyl-CoA dehydrogenase family protein, with the protein MEFELPDEHRMIRETVRDFCEREIEPIAQEIEDEHRFPEEIFDQLADLDMLGVPIGEEYGGLGGDTLMYALVAEELGRVSGAIGLSYVAHVSLASKPIERFGTEAQKDRWLRPLADGEYLGGWALTEPESGSDASDMDTTAVKEGDEWVLNGTKQFITNASEAGSILVKAVTDPGAGYDGISTFIVDPREDDGFEVSTIWDKMGLNASPTCEIRLENVRLPEDRLLGEEGEGWEQTKKTLDGGRISIAALSTGLAQGAYESAKAYSTEREQFGQPISKFDAVRDKIVDMHRKTERSRLLTYRAARTYDAGEPVTRESALAKLEASEAAREVAEDAVQVLGGYGYTTDFAPQRFYRDAKLMEIGEGTSEIQHLVIGRELGL; encoded by the coding sequence ATGGAGTTCGAGCTGCCCGACGAACACCGGATGATTCGGGAGACCGTCAGGGACTTCTGCGAGCGGGAGATCGAGCCGATCGCGCAGGAGATCGAGGACGAGCACCGGTTCCCCGAGGAGATCTTCGACCAGCTCGCCGACTTGGACATGCTCGGCGTCCCGATCGGCGAGGAGTACGGCGGGCTCGGCGGCGACACGCTCATGTACGCGCTGGTCGCCGAGGAACTCGGTCGCGTCTCGGGCGCGATCGGCCTCTCCTACGTTGCCCACGTCTCGCTGGCCTCGAAGCCGATCGAGCGGTTCGGTACAGAGGCGCAGAAGGATCGCTGGCTGCGGCCGCTCGCCGACGGGGAGTACCTCGGCGGCTGGGCGCTGACCGAACCGGAGAGCGGCTCGGACGCCTCTGATATGGACACAACTGCGGTGAAGGAGGGCGACGAGTGGGTACTCAACGGCACCAAGCAGTTCATCACGAACGCGAGCGAGGCCGGCTCGATCCTCGTCAAGGCCGTGACGGACCCCGGCGCGGGTTACGACGGCATCTCGACGTTCATCGTCGACCCGCGCGAGGACGACGGCTTCGAGGTCTCGACGATCTGGGACAAGATGGGGCTGAACGCCTCGCCGACCTGCGAGATCCGCCTCGAGAACGTCCGCCTCCCCGAAGACCGCCTGCTCGGCGAGGAAGGAGAGGGCTGGGAGCAGACGAAGAAGACCCTCGATGGGGGACGCATCTCGATCGCGGCGCTCTCGACGGGGCTGGCGCAGGGAGCCTACGAGAGTGCGAAGGCCTACAGCACGGAGCGCGAGCAGTTCGGGCAGCCGATCTCGAAGTTCGACGCCGTGCGCGACAAGATCGTCGACATGCACCGCAAGACCGAGCGATCGCGGCTGCTCACCTACCGGGCCGCCAGGACGTACGATGCAGGTGAGCCGGTCACCCGGGAATCAGCCCTCGCAAAACTCGAGGCGAGCGAGGCCGCCCGCGAGGTCGCCGAGGACGCCGTGCAGGTGCTGGGCGGCTACGGCTACACCACCGACTTCGCGCCCCAGCGGTTCTACCGGGACGCGAAGCTCATGGAGATCGGCGAGGGGACCAGCGAGATCCAACACCTCGTCATCGGGCGGGAACTGGGTCTGTAG
- a CDS encoding CoxG family protein: protein MTVRVDRSFEVSAPPERVWEFIADPENRARAISVVQRYTADDPEGRRVTWHVELPIPLVRRTVAVETEDVTRRPPEYVKFVGKSKVLEVTGEHEIVEIDGGTRLENHFVVDGKLPGVEKFFKRNLDDEIRNLHRALERELDGQSGA, encoded by the coding sequence ATGACTGTACGGGTCGACCGGTCGTTCGAGGTGTCGGCACCGCCCGAGCGCGTCTGGGAGTTCATCGCCGACCCCGAAAACCGCGCTCGAGCGATCAGCGTGGTCCAGCGGTACACCGCCGACGATCCGGAGGGGCGGCGAGTCACCTGGCACGTCGAACTGCCGATCCCGCTCGTGCGGCGAACGGTCGCCGTCGAGACCGAGGACGTCACGCGCAGACCGCCGGAGTACGTCAAGTTCGTCGGCAAATCGAAGGTCCTCGAGGTCACGGGCGAACACGAGATCGTCGAGATCGACGGCGGTACCCGCCTCGAGAATCACTTCGTCGTCGACGGCAAACTCCCGGGCGTCGAGAAGTTCTTCAAGCGGAATTTGGACGACGAGATCCGGAATCTGCACCGCGCGCTCGAGCGGGAACTGGACGGCCAATCGGGTGCGTGA
- a CDS encoding Glu/Leu/Phe/Val family dehydrogenase, with product MASQVNPFESLQSQIDEAATYLDVSDDVIERLKHPERVLETNLTVELDDGSLERFKAFRSQFNGDRGPYKGGIRYHPDVSRDEVKALSGWMTYKTAIVDIPLGGGKGGIIVDPDDYSESELERLTRAFAKELTPLIGVDRDVPAPDVNTGQREMNWIKDTYETFENTTEPGVITGKAPDSGGSAGRVEATGRSTVIAAREAFDYLDKDLEGATVAVQGYGNAGWIAAKLIDEMGATVVAASDSSGGIYNPDGFDPVAAKEHKNETGSVVGYEEVEEEITNEDVLTLDVDLLIPAALENAIDGDLAADVEADVISEAANGPLTPDADAVLEDKDVFVIPDILANAGGVTVSYFEWVQNRQRFYWDEERVNEELEAIIVDAFDALVETYEEHDLENPRTAAYVVAIQRVADAFDEAGSFP from the coding sequence ATGGCAAGCCAAGTCAACCCATTCGAGAGCCTCCAGTCCCAGATCGACGAGGCCGCCACCTACCTCGACGTCAGCGACGACGTCATCGAACGGCTCAAACACCCCGAGCGGGTGCTCGAGACCAACCTCACCGTCGAACTCGACGACGGCAGCCTCGAGCGCTTCAAGGCCTTTCGGTCGCAGTTCAACGGCGACCGCGGGCCGTACAAGGGCGGCATCCGCTACCACCCGGACGTCTCCCGCGACGAGGTCAAGGCGCTGTCCGGCTGGATGACCTACAAGACCGCCATCGTAGACATCCCGCTGGGCGGCGGCAAGGGCGGCATCATCGTCGACCCCGACGACTACTCAGAGAGCGAACTCGAGCGGCTTACCCGCGCGTTCGCGAAGGAACTCACGCCGCTGATCGGCGTGGATCGGGACGTTCCCGCGCCCGACGTGAACACGGGCCAGCGGGAGATGAACTGGATCAAGGACACCTACGAGACCTTCGAGAATACGACCGAGCCGGGCGTCATCACCGGGAAGGCGCCCGACTCCGGCGGCAGCGCGGGCCGGGTCGAGGCGACCGGCCGCTCGACGGTCATCGCCGCCCGCGAGGCCTTCGACTACCTCGACAAGGACCTCGAGGGCGCGACGGTCGCCGTCCAGGGCTACGGGAACGCCGGCTGGATCGCCGCGAAGCTGATCGACGAGATGGGCGCGACTGTCGTCGCGGCCAGCGACTCGAGCGGCGGCATCTACAACCCCGACGGCTTCGATCCAGTCGCGGCCAAGGAGCACAAGAACGAGACCGGCAGCGTCGTCGGATACGAGGAAGTCGAGGAGGAGATCACAAACGAAGACGTACTCACGCTCGACGTCGACCTGCTGATCCCCGCGGCGCTCGAGAACGCCATCGACGGCGACCTCGCGGCGGACGTCGAGGCCGACGTCATTTCGGAGGCCGCGAACGGGCCGCTAACCCCCGACGCCGACGCGGTGCTCGAGGACAAGGACGTCTTCGTCATCCCGGACATCCTCGCGAACGCGGGCGGCGTCACCGTCAGCTACTTCGAGTGGGTCCAGAACCGCCAGCGCTTCTACTGGGACGAGGAGCGCGTCAACGAGGAACTCGAGGCGATCATCGTCGACGCGTTCGACGCGCTCGTCGAGACGTACGAGGAGCACGACCTCGAGAATCCCCGCACCGCGGCCTACGTCGTGGCGATCCAGCGGGTCGCCGACGCGTTCGACGAAGCGGGCTCGTTCCCGTGA
- a CDS encoding DUF2062 domain-containing protein yields the protein MRLRERLGRYRERAREELTAAFREERTPHQIAASFATGVFVTALPTGGFGVGLFFVFCSLWSWVSKPAIFASVAVLNPFVKPAVYVASFQLGGLVLGTGPVPSSEVSVDQAGTAARQLLVGNVVVALALAAIGYVLLLRVTQLYRRRDGQLDLHRASALPNYFRR from the coding sequence GTGAGGCTTCGGGAACGGCTCGGTCGGTACCGGGAACGCGCCCGCGAGGAACTGACGGCCGCGTTCCGCGAGGAGCGCACGCCGCACCAGATCGCGGCCAGTTTCGCAACCGGCGTCTTCGTGACGGCGCTCCCGACCGGCGGCTTCGGCGTCGGTCTGTTCTTCGTCTTCTGTTCGCTGTGGTCGTGGGTCAGCAAACCGGCCATCTTCGCGTCGGTCGCCGTCCTCAATCCGTTCGTCAAACCCGCCGTCTACGTCGCGAGCTTCCAACTCGGCGGGCTGGTACTCGGCACCGGGCCGGTCCCCTCGAGCGAGGTTTCGGTCGATCAAGCCGGAACGGCGGCCCGGCAACTGCTCGTCGGCAACGTCGTCGTCGCACTCGCGCTGGCGGCGATCGGCTACGTGCTCCTGTTGCGGGTGACGCAACTTTACCGCCGGCGCGACGGGCAGTTGGACCTGCACCGAGCGTCGGCCCTGCCGAACTACTTCCGGCGCTGA
- a CDS encoding DUF6517 family protein, producing MQRRSFIAGLGIGGLAALSGCLGVIGMDEHTSTPAGVDPGVREDAGYEAPTLEELVVERAVGTDAYSETITVTNHQTQYEKVVDMGPLGEQRGAVFSVLSTPQIELAGRQFNPVEEMSTTELVELIASNYEGIGNVTLEEEAAIQVLDQATTRSRFTADAEFEGRSVEVDLHVTEAVETDSDLLVTVGVYPQRLRSQEEDDVLALMEGVTETLEEDASTPNDGDAESGEGDGENNESDGSGGNETQDGNESGDGNSGADNDSDDGGLFGE from the coding sequence ATGCAACGCAGATCCTTCATCGCCGGTCTCGGAATCGGCGGACTCGCCGCCCTGTCCGGCTGCCTCGGCGTAATCGGCATGGACGAACATACGTCGACGCCGGCCGGCGTCGATCCCGGCGTCCGCGAGGACGCGGGCTACGAAGCTCCGACGCTCGAGGAACTGGTCGTCGAGCGGGCGGTCGGAACCGACGCCTACTCGGAGACGATCACGGTCACCAACCACCAGACGCAGTACGAGAAGGTCGTCGACATGGGCCCGCTGGGCGAGCAGCGCGGGGCCGTCTTCTCCGTGCTCTCGACGCCGCAGATCGAACTGGCGGGCCGGCAGTTCAACCCCGTCGAGGAGATGTCCACGACGGAACTCGTCGAACTCATCGCGAGCAACTACGAGGGCATCGGTAACGTGACCCTCGAGGAGGAAGCGGCGATTCAGGTCCTCGACCAGGCGACGACGCGCTCGCGGTTCACCGCGGACGCGGAGTTCGAGGGCCGGAGCGTCGAGGTGGACCTGCACGTCACCGAAGCCGTAGAAACCGACTCGGACCTGCTCGTCACCGTCGGCGTCTATCCGCAGCGACTCCGCAGCCAAGAGGAAGACGACGTGCTGGCGCTGATGGAGGGCGTGACCGAAACGCTCGAGGAGGACGCGTCGACCCCGAACGACGGCGATGCCGAGAGCGGGGAGGGAGACGGCGAGAACAACGAGAGCGACGGTTCCGGCGGGAACGAGACGCAGGACGGAAACGAAAGCGGCGACGGTAACAGTGGCGCCGACAACGACAGCGACGACGGCGGTCTCTTCGGCGAGTAA
- a CDS encoding aldehyde dehydrogenase family protein: MSQQASEQAYGHYIGGEWTDGSGSDTFESENPATGETLATFRRGTEDDVDAALEAAEDAFEEWRELSYIDRAEYLWDIYHELRDRHEELGEIVTKECGKEISEGKADVTEAWHMVEWAAGNARHPHGDIVPSEIGSKDAYMRRKPRGVIGCITPWNFPVAIPFWHMAIALVEGNTVVWKPAEQTPWCGQIIAEMMEDAGIPEGVFNMVQGFGDAGAAITDDGRVDTVLFTGSAEVGHEIASKVGGEPGKLAACEMGGKNGIVITEEADLDIAVHSAVMSSFKTTGQRCVSSERLIVHEDVYDEFKERFVDIAEDIAVGDPLEEDTFMGPAIEADHVEKIRQYNELAREEGGEVLVDRFELEDDEIPDGHEDGHWVGPFVYEIDYDTDLRCLKEECFGPHVALVEYSGDIDRAIEIHNDTPYGLAGAIISEDYRQINRFRDRADLGLAYANLPCIGAEVQLPFGGVKKSGNGYPSAREAIEAVTERTAWTMNNSKEIEMAQGLSADIVTRDD, from the coding sequence ATGAGTCAGCAAGCCTCAGAGCAGGCGTACGGCCACTACATCGGCGGCGAGTGGACCGACGGCAGCGGCTCCGACACGTTCGAGAGCGAGAACCCTGCGACGGGCGAGACCCTGGCGACGTTCCGCCGCGGCACGGAGGACGACGTCGACGCCGCCCTCGAGGCCGCGGAGGACGCCTTCGAGGAGTGGCGCGAGCTGTCCTACATCGACCGCGCGGAGTACCTCTGGGACATCTACCACGAACTTCGGGATCGCCACGAGGAGTTGGGCGAGATCGTCACGAAGGAGTGCGGCAAGGAGATTTCCGAAGGAAAGGCCGACGTCACCGAAGCCTGGCACATGGTCGAGTGGGCGGCGGGCAACGCGCGCCACCCACACGGCGACATCGTTCCGAGTGAGATCGGCAGCAAGGACGCCTACATGCGCCGCAAACCCCGCGGCGTGATCGGCTGCATCACGCCGTGGAACTTCCCCGTTGCCATCCCGTTCTGGCACATGGCCATCGCCCTCGTGGAGGGGAACACGGTCGTCTGGAAACCGGCCGAGCAGACGCCCTGGTGCGGCCAGATCATCGCCGAGATGATGGAAGATGCTGGGATTCCCGAGGGCGTCTTCAACATGGTCCAGGGCTTCGGCGACGCCGGCGCGGCGATCACCGACGACGGCCGCGTCGACACCGTCCTCTTTACCGGCTCCGCGGAGGTCGGCCACGAGATCGCCAGCAAGGTCGGCGGCGAACCCGGAAAGCTCGCGGCCTGCGAGATGGGCGGCAAGAACGGGATCGTCATCACCGAGGAGGCGGACCTGGACATCGCCGTCCACTCCGCCGTGATGTCGAGTTTCAAGACCACGGGCCAACGCTGCGTCTCGAGCGAGCGCCTGATCGTCCACGAGGACGTCTACGACGAGTTCAAGGAGCGGTTCGTCGACATCGCCGAGGACATCGCCGTCGGCGACCCGCTCGAGGAGGACACGTTCATGGGGCCGGCGATCGAGGCCGACCACGTCGAGAAGATCCGCCAGTACAACGAACTCGCGCGGGAGGAGGGCGGCGAGGTGCTGGTCGACCGGTTCGAACTCGAAGACGACGAGATTCCGGACGGTCACGAGGACGGCCACTGGGTCGGCCCGTTCGTCTACGAGATCGACTACGACACCGACCTGCGCTGCCTGAAAGAGGAGTGTTTCGGCCCGCACGTCGCCCTCGTCGAGTATTCGGGCGATATCGACCGCGCGATAGAAATCCACAACGACACGCCCTACGGGCTCGCGGGGGCGATCATCTCAGAGGATTACCGCCAGATCAACCGCTTCCGCGACCGGGCGGATCTGGGACTGGCGTACGCGAACCTGCCCTGTATCGGCGCCGAGGTCCAACTGCCCTTCGGCGGCGTCAAGAAGTCCGGTAACGGCTACCCCAGCGCTCGAGAGGCCATCGAGGCCGTCACCGAGCGCACCGCCTGGACGATGAACAACTCCAAGGAGATCGAGATGGCCCAGGGGCTGTCGGCGGATATCGTGACGCGGGACGACTGA
- a CDS encoding RIO1 family regulatory kinase/ATPase domain-containing protein produces MDLRQLARGSIEWGRIERVVRTLADRYDREVVRVEFLEADNWLSTPCVIDDEWFVKIVSRQNAFVHALLTTGRNVGAVSAGTGGFFDRFSTPREMVEHEYEATQRMREIGVNAPRPIEAFEVNGLGVLVLEYLPEFESFGTVSDAVVDERAADLFDMLATLHEHGLAHGDLRAENILLCDGEIYFIDATSVHEDRVAETTAYDLACALAVLEPRIGARRSVQAASTAYDPEQLLSARRFLDFVRLRPDHEFDSTQLRGELEKAADLGGQ; encoded by the coding sequence ATGGACCTCCGCCAGCTAGCCCGCGGGTCGATCGAGTGGGGCCGGATCGAGCGCGTCGTGCGGACGCTGGCGGACCGGTACGACCGCGAGGTCGTCCGCGTCGAGTTCCTCGAGGCCGACAACTGGCTGTCGACCCCCTGCGTCATCGACGACGAGTGGTTCGTCAAGATCGTCTCGCGCCAGAACGCGTTCGTTCACGCCTTGCTTACGACCGGCCGGAACGTCGGCGCGGTCTCGGCGGGGACCGGCGGCTTCTTCGACCGGTTTAGCACGCCCCGCGAGATGGTCGAACACGAGTACGAGGCCACCCAGCGGATGCGCGAGATCGGCGTCAACGCGCCCCGACCGATCGAAGCCTTCGAAGTCAACGGCCTCGGCGTGCTGGTGCTCGAGTACCTCCCCGAGTTCGAGTCGTTCGGCACGGTGTCCGACGCCGTCGTCGACGAGCGAGCCGCGGACCTGTTCGATATGCTCGCGACGCTGCACGAGCACGGCCTCGCCCACGGCGACCTGCGCGCGGAGAACATCTTGCTCTGCGACGGCGAGATCTACTTCATCGACGCCACCAGCGTCCACGAGGACCGCGTCGCCGAGACGACGGCCTACGACCTCGCGTGCGCGCTGGCCGTCCTCGAGCCCCGGATCGGGGCGCGGCGGTCCGTACAGGCGGCGTCGACGGCCTACGACCCGGAACAGCTACTCTCGGCGCGGCGCTTCCTCGATTTCGTCCGGCTGCGTCCCGACCACGAGTTCGACTCGACGCAACTGCGGGGCGAACTCGAGAAGGCGGCGGATCTCGGCGGGCAGTGA